A region from the Bactrocera dorsalis isolate Fly_Bdor chromosome 1, ASM2337382v1, whole genome shotgun sequence genome encodes:
- the LOC125777854 gene encoding uncharacterized protein LOC125777854, translated as MRIKAKFFNVSLICAHAPMDEKDDVTKAFYECLERTYERCPRHDVKIVLGDFNVRVGNEGIFFTTVGKFSLHEETSPNGLRLIDFAGSRNMVICSTGFQHKKIRQATWLSPDRKTTNQIDHVVIDGRHVSNVLDVRALRGPNIDSDHYIVAEKIRTRLCAAKNARQQTQGRFDVEKLQSQQTAKRFSTRLALLLSESTRQQLGIRELWDGISNSLHTAATETIGFRKVQKNSWYDEECLVAAERKQAAYLATLQSTTTRAGWDRYRELKREARRICRQKKKEAEMREYEQLDKLADRGNARKFYEKMRRLTEGFKTGAYSCRTPQGDLVTDAQSILKLWREHFSNLLNGSDSTTPGEGEPDSPIDDDGADVPFD; from the exons atgcgcatcaaagcgaagtttttcaacgtatcgctgatttgcgcccacgccccgatggatgagaaggacgatgtgaccaaagctttttatgagtgcttggagcgcacttatgagagatgcccccgccacgatgtcaaaatcgtgcttggtgacttcAACGTCAGGGTGGGCAACGAAGGTATCTTTttcactacggtcggtaaattcagcctccacgaggaaacatccccaaatgggttgaggctgatcgacttcgccgggtcccgaaatatggttatctgtagtacaggattccagcataagaagatacgtcaagctacctggctgtctccggatcggaaaaccaccaaccagatcgatcatgttgtgatagacggaagacacgtctccaatgttttagatgtgcgtgcgctccgaggtcctaacatcgactcggaccactatattgttgcagaaaaaattcgcactcgcctctgtgcagcaaaaaacgcacgccaacaaacacaaggaaggttcgacgtcgagaagctgcaatcacaacagacagccaagcgattttctactcggcttgcactcctgctctctgagagcactcgtcaacaactcggtataagggaactgtgggacggcatttcaaactccttacatacagctgcaaccgaaaccattggttttcggaaagtgcaaaagaacagctggtacgacgaggagtgccttgtcgcagcggagagaaaacaggctgcctacctcgcaacgttacaatcgaccacaacacgtgcgggatgggatagataccgagagttgaagagggaagcgagacgcatttgcagacagaagaagaaagaggccgaaatgcgtgagtacgaacagctcgataagctggccgacaggggtaatgctcgaaaattctacgaaaaaatgcggcggcttacagaag gtttcaagaccggagcatactcctgtagaaccccccaaggtgatctagttaccgatgcccagagcatacttaaattatggagggaacacttctccaacctgctgaatggcagtgatagcacaacaccgggagaaggcgaacccgattccccaatcgatgacgatggagcagacgttccatt